The Garra rufa unplaced genomic scaffold, GarRuf1.0 hap1_unplaced_788, whole genome shotgun sequence nucleotide sequence atattagtggtgggccgttatcggcgttaatgtgctgcgttaacgtgagactcttatcgggcgataaaaaaaatatcgccgttaatctattctcaaagttgggttgggagctgggtttaaactacgcaagatatgatgactttcaccttgatattttagcgcggatgacgtatacctagtcgaattgcactgtagggggcgagaacaagtcttcagcttctgtgaaattaccacatcaaatgagacgtgcaaacatggatgcagttatgaagccgcttcagggcaggtgcgtgcgttgaccctttttactggggcacgtgccccagtgaaaatctgctgtgccccagtaaaatctcaagttttgAGTTAtgatttactttgataatcccgaaataaagacattaaactatatgcaacaactgaattgacgcttctaaaagcaacgcagtttaatggaagactatgcacgcagaaatccatgtccgtgcgcgtctgtgtatttaacggctacgcgcacgtcgtgcagccttttgcgcagaagtacttggttacacaagtttgtataggtaattatgttgtaaatgcaattgtcaagcagtttgtgatgcattttggaaacaggagatgagcgcctgttctaatgcgccacctggcccgttctcgaagacttacttttagtcattatttgggtagcacacatattctgaatgccttcagcagaattcaaattagccattttaatctagattaattccaagatttaatctagattaatctagattaaaaaaattaatctatgcccacccctaatatatatatatatatatagttgttttTCATTATTTAGAAATTTGTTCTAAATAAATCAAATAGTACGTTATAAAAGTGAAAAAAGAGAATGATGTGCTTCTAAAAAATGTAGACTTCCTAGAATATTTTTTGTATGCACATATTTGTTATGCATCATTTATAAGGATTGGTAAATGGATGTTGATTTGGATTCCAGCGGCTGGATTAGTGCCATAGCAATGATCGGCACTAACAAAGCGGTGAGCGTCATCATGATGGTAGTAGCGGCCTTCTTCACGGCCACCGCCGCGCTGTCCATCGTTTTACTCAAAATGGTAAGTAGCTCTCCATTTCTGACCGAAAACCTGTTGTTTTTGGTTTGGATTCTTAAATCATTGGTCTCGTTCTCCAGGTTCATTCCCACTACCGTCGAACCGGCGCCAGTTTCCAGAAGGCGCAGCAGGAATTCTCCCAGGGCGTCCTCACGAACCGCACCTTCCAGTCCGCCGCCGCCAACGCCGCCTCCACGGCCGCCCAAAGCTCTATGCAGAGGAACTAGAACCA carries:
- the LOC141317346 gene encoding secretory carrier-associated membrane protein 1-like: MDVDLDSSGWISAIAMIGTNKAVSVIMMVVAAFFTATAALSIVLLKMVHSHYRRTGASFQKAQQEFSQGVLTNRTFQSAAANAASTAAQSSMQRN